The DNA segment gggagcatactatAGAATAActagaaacaccatggcctaatggcaagagcatgggcttcggagtcggaagatgtgggttctaatcctggctctgccacttgcctgctgtgtgaccttgagcaagtaacttaactgctctgtgcctcagttacctcagctgtaaaatggggattaatactgtgagccccacgtgggacaacctaattaccttgtatctaccccagtgcttagaacagtgcttggcatataataagtgcttaacaaataccataaaaaaaatggacatgattcctgcctgcaagaagcttgCCAATTTGTCAGAGAATGAGGTGCAGAACAGGCCAGAGTTGAGGCTGCACCCCTTTTCTGGAAAAATGTGAAATGCTGCTCTCTTTCCAGACTGGGATGATTTCCCAAAAGCTTTTTGATCTACTCCAGTCACAAATTTGTTATTTTTCCAACTCAGAGGTTCTGTTCACTCTCTGCATGGCAAAACTATGGAATCTTGCTTAACTAAGTTGCTTTCAAaaaataactaaaaaaaaaacctaattacAACATTATGAGGAAAGAAAGAATACATCTCATTTTTTCCAAAGCCCTTTAAAGTCAGAAAAAATCTTAACATTTGATGGGGCTCTCACATTCCAGTCATATTTCACTCAGCAGGCTAACAGGAAGATGACATAATAATGGTCATCCATTGCTACAAATTGCTATACATCACTGTCATTTCTCTCACTGAGAAAGCAGTGAAGCAGATGACATGGGTACACTGTTGCTCAGGTTATGATATTGATGTTGGAAAATAGAATGAATTAGTGTACATAATGTAGTGAAGCGATTTGCAGTGGGGTGACCTGTTAAGTTGACTTTTATCCCCAAAATGTCTTTGCTTTTTCTCACTAAAGCTAcatcccttttttcttttaaaaaggtaACAACTCTGTGTATTGACAATTAAAACCTCTACCATTATTTGGTATCAAGCCCTAAACACTTATCCAGGGGCATGATGAATTATATTTTTTATCAAAATGTGAGAGTATAGGTTGATTTCTACACATGAATGATTTTCAGAAGCTAgattgagtgataataataataataataatgatggtattagttaagtgcttactttgtgccaagcacctgttctaaaccctggggtagatacaagattatcaggttgtcccacatgaggatcacattcttaatcccaattttacagatgaggtaactgaggcacagagaagttaaatgacttgcccacaaagtTCATCATGTTTATATAGATGACTCCATGGTCTTCTTATAAGAATGGCTGGGTTTCAAGTAGTTCAGTTTCACCCGGTAAAAGGAAATGCATCTTAAAAAGAAATATATGAgtttaggggaaaaaagaaaaacagttccATGGATCAGAGGTTCATCCACCCCAGTCCAGAGTTCTGTCTTTGACAATAGCAACAGGATGTTGGGAAGGACAATGTGATGGTTGTTGCCTTTCTGGGCAGAAATGCTAATGGTTTAGGTAGGTACCATATAACAACCTTATCATTTATGTAAGTAATTCATCAAATTAGTAATTCAGTTTTCAAATTTTAACAAATATTCTTCCACTGAGGcaaaaaaaattaatttacatGGCACTATATTAACATAAAAGATGCAACGTGACTGTATTTTGAagtgctttttgttgttgtttcataAATGAAAGATGATGAATtaatatagtggatagagaaactACCATTCCCTTGGGCAGACAGATTTGGCACCTGAGCTAGGAATTTGCCCATTAATACATTTTCAGAACATACTGATCAGTTATTGGAAGATTCACAGAACACAGTTCCTAAAGAAGCTTTTGTGGTAAAATAATCATCAGTATTTAAGACCATACTTTGGGTTTATTTGTCATCCTGATTGGTCATATATAGTATATTCTGCATAATATTGAAATACaaaatcttatttattcattgaCAGAGTTAATGTTGTTATATAAACACAATTCACATCTCATTTTTTAATTTAGCATTCTTTATAACTTTTAAGCCAGAAAATATTGAGCTATAGgaagaaatttattttaaaagatcAGTTTTAATCATGTCTTAAATATGAGTGcaatttaaattaaaaatgtGGGAACTACATTGGATGGAAAGATTTCTGGTTTTGCTATAAAGAGAAACCAGGACATTTTCTTGTATCCTAAATCACTATCACTGAGAGTCAAAGTCAAATGGTCTCAGTTCATTCTAAACAAGATGGAAAAACTCTTTTCTTTTGGAGAAAAGACCAAAAAATGATGCCTAATAGCCATATACATTTTCCAGAATTGATAAGATGCTTATAAAGCATTCTGGAGTTATTTTGACTAAGTTTTCTTCTGCCTGTTAAGTAAGAGCTGAGTAGTTTCAATCACTCTTTTTGGTCTCCTAACCCAATGCACAATTTCTGCATAAGATTCCCGGAGGGGTGAAGTACTTCAATTTTTCAAAGTGTGGCATGTTCTGGACTCCTTTGGAATGAAAATAGGTAGATGATCTACATTATTTTCAGAAGAATTTTATAACTCCtttggggaagttaagtgagaacATCGGGATAATCAGTTTTTTCAATTCATTGCTTCCTTTTCAATCATCACTGTTAACAGTGAGCGTGTGTATACCTAATATTTTGCAGGACACTCAACTAGGCATTATGAGTGAAAGCTAGATATGGTTCCTGAAGTGAAGGtgctaccatttttttttaaaaaaaccaaaacttacAAATCAATAAAGTACAAgacattaagactctgagccccacatcaccttgtatcctcctctgggtttagaacagtcctttgcacatagtaagcatttaacaaatgctgtcattattattattgttattattataataggaaCAATGTATGTGTACATACAAATTCTCACACAAATATAAGCATATAGATTTGACATATGTGCTATGGAAGCTGCAGTGGATATGTTGGGGTTAAGATTTTCTCTTTTCAATTTTCCAATTCCTATAATTTATTATTTTCTATTGTGTCCAGATATTAGCATGTTAATTGAAGACTGAATTGAACATAACTAGAAAGTTGTAATTAccaaattattttaaataaataattctCATTTTTTACTCCTATATAAAttttgaatgaatgttttataaTTTGGAAATTATTTGGAAATAATGTATGGTAAATCATAGCATTTTTCATATTCCAAATTACAAAATACATTTTCTTATCATAGGAAAATCTGAGTGCATGAGCTAATGCATGTTGcatattttttatggaattttgcAATTGCagaaaccagaaaaaaaagtAATATGCTGTGAGGACTGATCATAATTTCTTAGCCCACTGTATAGATTTTATAACACCATAACTGATACTTCAGTTCTGTTAGGAATTttttaatactgatggcattttaacacattttaaaaaatcactttgtATTATTTTATTTCACATATCACAATACAAGGCATTATAGCCTCACTCTGTTTAATTTTCCTTGTCTAAATGCCATTCCTTTGATTGTGTATTATCAAGTTAGATAAGTCCAATCCTCCAAGTGCCTAAATGTAATCTCTGGTAATAAACAAGACACTCTGGGAGACGTAGCAATTCATTCAGGTGACGGGTTTATGCATTGCAGCAGTGGATGTACAATGCCAAAGAAAAATGAACCAAAATAGCTTCTTAGTGATCTGAAAAAATGTAGGCCTCCTCCTAAAATGTCTCCTTACTTCCAGAAAGGAAACTTAAGTGCCGGAAGAATTTGTCTTAATATCCAATGTTAATATTTCACCACCTCTGTGCTATTTTAAcctgctctttttctctctcctccagttaaatacttctgtctctccttctgatCATCTTTCCTGTAAACCACCTGCTCCCTCTGTTTCTTCAACTAATTCAAAAGTGCGATCTGACCTGGATAACCTGAACCAGTCTTCTGTTCTGGAAGAATTTCTTGCTACTAGGCTGTCAGACATTGGGTCCTCTGTTCACGAAACTGCCACGTATTATCAAGCCACTGTTCACTCTTCACCTTGTTTTCCCTCAAAGGAAGCCACTTCTGAGTTGGCAAGCCCTCCTAGTCAACAACAGTGTGGTTCTAAACCATTCGAGCCCTCTGTTTCCAAAAAGCCTGGCTCAGTGACAGAAATTATAAACAAGGCTCCAGCTCCATCCTCACATTTCACCTGTTCAAGTGAGACTCTAATCACCACCACTAGCCCCCTTTCCTCAAGTGCTTCTCTGAAATTTAATACATCATCCTACATACCTGTCAGAATCCTTATGCATTCATTGTCTCCTAGTCCCAAACCCCTAAATTCACCATTCTATGGGTCTTCTTCCACTCTATGTAGCATAAATAATCCTAGTAGCCAAATGTCCTCTAGTGGAAATCTTTCAAAGGCAGGGGTTAGATCCCCCTTACCAACTCGGCTCTCACTCCTGACTGCCATTCTCAAGTCAACTCCCTCACACCGAAGACCATTCTCTCCCGCCTCATGtcctactttctctccctcttccctggtctcATCCACGCTGGCATTAGATCAAAAGGCAAACATAACCCCTCCCAGTCCTAAAAAATTCTTCTCAAGTTTCTCCCTTAGGGCAGAGTCTCCATACCAAGAAGAACCTCAGCCACGTGAATTTCCCCACCCATCCTCACACTTGCCTCAGTTCTTGAAAGCCAGTCCTGACTCTTACGAATCTCTCTTTTCCCTAAGGAAGCACCTTAGTACTGGGCCACATGCCCCTAGTTTGGAAAGTTCAACAACTCCTGCTTCCCCTAAGAGGAAAACAGTTTCATTACCACAGTTAAAAACAAGACAATCTAGTTCCTcaacctttcctcctgtctcaccaAGTACCACTTCTCTCAACCCCACGCTCTCCCTTGTTAAGGGAAAACAGGAAGTGGATCACAGAGGTTCAGCACCTGAAAAGCCCAAGAGACTGCATAACTATTCCCCTGTTACATCCTCTCCTGTATTACATTCTAACCCTCCTCTTAGCAGAGGAACCACATTGTCCTCCCCAGAAAAGTGTTCCCCTGCCTCTTCAATTActtctgatcttgtatctagatCAAAGGCAGGTCCTTTCCAGTTCCTGACTCAGGAACTAAATCTTTTATCTTCTGCTTCTTCAGATCTCTCAACCTCTAAGTCTTCCTCACACTCTAATGCTTCATCAACTGCTAGAGTTCACTTCAGCTCCCCACAGCTTAATTCACTATCGTGGCACCAAAATTATACAGAGGATTACTCAGTCTCTGGGAAATCCCACACATCCTCAGTATTCCCTGGGAGCACTCCTGTTTCAAGCATTGCACCTCACAAACCTCTAACAAGACCCCCGGAGCTGACCTCACTGAAATTCTTGTCCCTGCATTCTGACCATGAAAATAAGAAACCCAAGGTATTTGTTTTGCATGTTGCATGTTTTTGCATTAATTCTGTTAAACCACTTTTGTTTCCAAAGTAAAATAGCAGGTTCCTGCTTTTTTCTCTAGCCCTTGGAGcagaagatggagaaagggaggcagaaagacatgAAGACAGATAATAGAGTATGAAGAGAAAGGAGTTGGTTCCAAAATATAGAATAGACTTTTTCTAATTGAACATATTTATTACACTTTGCATAATTTGCATTGACTCTGTTCAGTTACCTTAGCTGCTCTTTTCCATCTCTGatcataatcaattaatcatatttattgaataattactgtttgcagagcactatgctaagcatttgggagagtacaataaatcagagttggtagacatgttccctgcccaaaatccaagtgcaagggtgacacagaatccGAGAACAAGGGCAACAACCCAAGTACAAGCTCTCTTTATTTCTTACtcttctctttattactgaagtgATTGAGGTTAAAGATCTTTCAGTAATAAATTCCCTTGGGATCTCCCACAGACTCCCACACAAACTAAATAAGGACAAAGAAAGAAGGGGCACATAACATTTCTACTGGACTCTGTTCCCAGTTGTCTTTAATCTGGTGGTCAGATTTCACTTTGCcctcactgattttttttgtggAGGCTGGGTATTCAGGTGGACATTTAACAGATGATCATCTATAGCACAGAATCCCTCAAAATGTTATCCTTGGGCAGCTAGGGGAGGAGGCCTTTGTGAATGTGATGGGCAGAGGTGGATGATTCTTTCCTTTGGACATCTCTTCAAGGATCATTCCATCCAGGAGGTCTCAtacttatttttatttaattcaTATGATATTTATAATAATCAAAGTTACATTATCCTTCACATCAGTAATATGATTTTACAGGAAATAAAAGTCTCTCCATTCAACACTGCAATGATGACTATTATTCCATGGGGAAAGCATTAATTTTGCACCTATTTAATTCAAAGGAAATCTAAACCAGAGAGAGGctattaaattaattaaatgttTACTGCATATAAAACAATCAAATTCAAATGATACATATATTGGAATGCTGCTTTTTGGAGTCTGGATAGACCTGAATGTTCACAAGACTGAACACCTATATACTGGGGTGCTGATGCCCAGAATAATTTTGTGCCCTTACAAATGTGAACCTGCCCCCATTTCCCACCCCAATTTATAAGGatcaaggaagggagagagctgggagggGATGACCTATGCAGTCCAGGAAAGTAGGGAGTTAAGTCAACAGAACCTTTGGGGGTCCCCAAAATGGGCtcggtcctgtctctggcccctcCTACAAGCTGTCCAGCAATTCTTTTGTTTCTGTGGAGTTGtccataataatagagaagcagcatggcttagtggaaagagcacggattggaagtcagaggtcatggattgtaatcccacctctgccatttgtcagctatatgactttggtcaagtcacttaacttctctttgcctcagttacttcatctgtaaaatgaggatgaaaactatgagccccacgtgggacaacttgatgaccttgtatctaccccagtgcttagaacattgcttggcacacagtaagtgcttagcaaataccatcattatagtaataataataataacaataattgtaatatgtgtttgcttactatgtgctaggcaccgtactatgcgctggggtggatacaagaaaatcaagctggacacagtttctgtcccacatggggctcacagtcataatcctcattatacagacaagggaactacggcacagagaagtgacacgacttgcccatggacacacaagaaacaagtggcagagctggggttagaacccaggtccttctgagtcccaggcctgtgctctatccactagactatgctgcttctccagcaaacTGCTCCGTGATGTAAGGAGTCGCACTGAAACCAGGAGGAAGGGCTTGACTGCCCTGACCCACAGGTCTATCCCCTGGGGTGGAGTAGGTTTTCCTAAGCCTAGAGTGTGGGAATTGGGCTATCAGCTAGGAGAccatcctccccaaccctctgATGCTTCTTCAGAAATCTCAGCAACAGGATAAGGTACAGAGCAACAACTGCTTCAGAGCAGGTGGATATTTCCAGGAGTAAGAGgcagctgtggggcagggaagaggtggaggaatgaTCATTCAGGGGATCTTCTGCACCCCTTTCTCCACTATGCCAGGACAGTTGTCCTACCTGCTCTCCTCTGAGAAAGTCAATGCATGCCTGTGTAATACATTGTATGTATAAATGAGAACAGAGACAGATTCAATAATAAAAAATGTCCTGCAAGGTTACAAATTCTTGTCAATAAATTTAAGATTTTTTTAATTACCTGGAGATACCATTCTTATTCACAGGACATTTGTACTTACCCACTTGTTGTATAGGGATCACTAGGATAAAAACAAACTACCCATGATTCAAAAGACCTCTTATAACCATGCAGTGTATGAACATTTTATAATACTTATTCACTTGTAATTTCTATCTTTCTGATTTTTCGCATCCTTTTCAGGTGTCAGGTTTCTCTTTCAGAGTATAGTCAAAATCTTAATTAGAAAATGGTTTTACCTAAATTTTCATTCTCTTGATGAAGGGTGGTTTCATTTATGAATATTTGGGAGAAAtctctttttgttttatttgccTAATTTCCAAGCCAGGAATCTCTTAACAGGGTCAGTGAACAAGAAAATTAGTAAATGATTGAAATTGAAATTGCAAATGGAAATATTAGACCCAATTTTGGGGAGAAATGTTTTAATATTGGCAAAATTTCAGGGAGAAGATATAATAATTTGTTAAAATGTAACCAGATATTCTTCAGGGTAGGAACATTTAATCACACCCAGCATTtaaatctctttttctctcttgctcCTGCATTTTCCTCAGAGCTTTCTGAATTCTGTCAGCTACTCTATTACTGTACAAACTTTTCTATTCTATGGATTGTAACTTTACGAAATAACTTCAGTCAAGGGGATAACTGGGGATATAGAAATCTTTGCCTAAGGCGTATTAGCTTTTGACAAATTTAGTTTCAATTACCAAGGTTATTTTAAAGAATTATAGAAAAAATGTACAAAAGCTTTGTGGTATCAATGTATTTTTGTGCTTTTATGGGCTGTTTCTTGTCTTGCTCCTTATACTGTGGAGCAGATCCTATTATAAAGCTCTCTTCGGAGTCAATAAAGGCTTTAGACTGGAATCAGTTCCACCAGGGTATAGAGATCAGTATAAGAAATGGGACTTAGAACCCAGACAGCCATCAAATTAAGACATGAACGTTTCATGGGTAGTAATTCAAAGTATGGACCTTTTGCTGCTAAGATAAAATTGCATAGCCAAAGCATGCACATCCAAAACTTTGCTGTGAAGAGTTGAACTCATGAAAGAAGAAAGTCGTTTAATGGACAGTTCTTCAATTTGCCAACTAGGGATGTTAACATGAACATTATCCAttattggtttttttaaatgtattttgaatatcaaatgctaaaaAGTCAACTGCTGGGGTGCTTGGAAATTTTCAATCTAGTTAAACCACTGAGTCTTTTAGTCTGAACAATGATTCATGATAtttgtcttattcattcattcattcattcattaaatagtatttattgagcacttactatgtgcagagtactgtactaagtgcttggaatgtacaaatcaggaacagatagagacagtccctgcccactgacaggcttacagtctaattgggggagacagacaaaaacaatagcaataaatagaatcaaggggatgtacatctcatgaaaacagtagcaataaatagaatcaaggtgatgtacatctcattaacaaaataaatagggtaataaaaatatatccaaaggagcagacgagcacagtgctgaggggaggggaagggagagggggaggagcagagggaaagggggggaagagggcttagttgaggggaggtgaagggggagtagagagggagcagagggaaaaggggaaactcagtctgggaaggcctcttggaggaggtgtgctttcagaagggctatgaagaggggaagagaattagtttggcggaggtgaggagggagggcattccaggacagcgggaggacatgggccgtggtggatggcaggataggcgagaatgggggacagtgaggaggtgggtggcagaggagtggagcgtgcgggatgggcagtagaaagagagaagggaggaaaggtaggatggggcaaggtgatggagagccttgtagcctagagtgagaagtttttgttttgtgcagaggttgataggcaaccactggaggtttttaagaaggggagtgacatgcccagagcatttctgcaggaagatgagctgggcagcagaatgaagaatagactggagcggggagagagaagaggaagggagatcagagagaaggctgacacaataatccagccgggatattatgagagcctgtagcagtaaggtagccatttgggtggagaggaaaaggtggatcttggagatattataaaggtgagaccggcaggtcttggtgacggattggatgtttggggtgaatgagagagacgagtcaaagatgacaccaaggttgtgggctagagagacgggaagggtggtcgtaccatccacagtgacagggaagtcaggaagaggacagggcctgggagggaagataaggagctcagttttgggcatgttgagtcttaggtggtgggcagacatccaggtagagatgtcctggaggcaggaggagatacgagcctgaagggagggggagaggacggggcagagatgtagatttgtgtgacatctgcatagagatgatagttgaagccgtgagagcgaatgagttcaccaagggagtgagtgtagatggaaaacagaggagggccaagaactgacccttgaggaaccccaacagttagaaggggaggaggagcctgtgaaggagaccaagaatgaaggtccagaaagataagaggaaaaccaggaggagacggagtccgtgaagccaaggtgagataaggtgtggaggagaaggggatggtctacaatgtcaaaggcagctgagaagtcaaggaggattaggatagagtaggagccattggatttggcaagaaggaggtcatgggtgaccttagagagagcagtcttggtggagtggaggggatggaagccagattggagggggtccaggaaagaatgggagttaaagaattctaggcagcgagtgtagatgactcgttctaggagcttggaaaggaagggtagtagggagatagggcgataactggaaggggaagtggggtcgagagagggtttttttaggatgggggagacatgggcatgtttgaaggcagaggggaagaagccattggagagtgagcggttaaaaatagaagttaaggaggggaggagggaaggggcgatggtttgtATAAGGAGAGCGGGAATGGTGTCCtaggcataggtggagggggtgacacttgagaggaaggaggagatctcctctgaggatactgcagggaaggatgggaaagtaggggagagggttgggggggggaggaggcagaagggggaggggtgactttggggagctcagacctgattgtgttaatttttgtgataaagtaggtggccagatcgttgggggtgagggatggtggagagggaggaacagggggcctgaggagagaattaaaggtccagaacaattggcaggggtgatggtcatgggtgtcaatgagggaagaaaagaagttttgcctggtggaggagagggcagagttaaggcaggaaagaataaggttggcttggtgatTGGACCTTCGCCAAcaacgctcagcagctcgagcataggagcgtaggaggctgaCAGAGGCAGTAACCCAGGTCAGTGGGTTAGTGAAGCTAgaacggcagagggaaaggggggcaagagagttgagatgaatagagagggtgagagtggtaacctgatcatcgagagtgggaagagaggatgggggcaaggtggggagagatgatttTGGAAAGGTGGATAgtatcaagagagtggaggtctctgtggaggagtagtacagattttcagggggagagagtgtgagagaggaggcaggtgagaaggttatagtCTGAGAGACTGAACTAAAAGTTTTCTCCTACCTTTCTTTCTCTTACATTTTTTCTTATATTTTTCCAATATATCAACACTTCTGCCATTTTCCAATCAAACTCGGCTCAACTTTTAATGATAGTTCCAGAGAACCAAATTGAAAGGAGCATAAAACCTGAAATGATGGGTGTGTCTTCTCTGGTTCAAAACCCAGCGCTTGCTTCAAATCAGATTCTTACTCTATTATCATTCCagatcagccaatcagtcaataatatttattaagcaccctctGTTTTCAGGGCATTGTatcgaatgcttgggagagtataataaaataagtagaatggaATCCAGTgtgtcttggtggaaagagcatgggcttgggagtcaggagacttggattctaattccagctccactacttacctgccttgtgaccttgggcaagtcatgtgacttctctatgtccaagttccctcatctgcaaattgggattcaatatctgtgctccctcccacttagtatgtgagccccacgttggaccatattatcttgtatctacctcagcatttagtacagtgcttgacagatagtaagcacttaagtaccacaattgttattattattatcactattatgattagataagatccctgccctcagtatgATATTAGTACAGAACAAAGTTGGAAGATCATTTTATGTCAGATTCTTTGAATTTGATATTGGATATTTTTTGATCTCACATTCTCACTGACTCCATTGATGTCAATGTAAAAAGCATGCCaccccaccctgtcctccccaaatcAATCAGATCTGACCTCAGGTGGAACAGTCCAGTCAATGCTGAGCTGAGAATTAAACATCATTGATTAAGTGGTTAGGGGTAGGTAGGCTTAAACTACGCTCTGATAATGGGACAGAGACAATTTGCAATTTTTTATCATCACTTGGGAGCACAAGATTTTGTTGAAATTGTATCAAAAGAAAGAAATTAATCTGAAGAGTTTTCAGCTGATAATTGTAGATAGTCCTACATGGAAAAATCTTCTCAAAGCTAACACTAGGCACTAGAATAGTAAATTTTGGCATGATACTATGGGTTAGTGAAATGTAGACATTTTATTAACGGATATTGTTCTTTTGCTAACAAGTGCTTTTCAATGGCATTAGTGTAGACCtacttttaaatttattttattccatatacgagcctgggagtcagatgacctgggtcctaatcccaggtcagccacttgtctacagcatgatcttggacaagtcacttaacttctctgtacatcagttacctcacctataaagtggagattaagactgtgagccacatgtggaggGTTgatggtccaacctgataattctaccccagtacttagtacagtattagtcacatagtaagtacttaacaaatgtcataaaaaaatagGCTACATATTCATTCCCTATATAGTGTTCTTCCAGCAGGGTAGTCTTTGAAAAGACCTATCAATTTGGAATAGGGTCTGGAGGATAATCAGAGGAAACATTGAAGATTAGTATTATTGTATTATGGAAACTGTAAGTGAATATGGTTAGATGCACAAGGAGTTGTGCAATTAAaccatggaatttactgagcaactgCCATGTGCGGAGGActatatactaagtacttggaacattaaaattgagttagtagacaagattcctgaccTCTAGAAGCTaacagtctcgaaggggagacaggcagtgaaGTACTTTTCAGTTATGAACGAAGAGAAAAAAGAATATGTTTATGTGTTAGTAATGAGCTATATAAGGTATGTACGTAAAGTCAATAAGAGTTTGTGAGTCCAAACTCTTAGGAgccacagaagtgct comes from the Ornithorhynchus anatinus isolate Pmale09 chromosome 1, mOrnAna1.pri.v4, whole genome shotgun sequence genome and includes:
- the LOC100073568 gene encoding muscular LMNA-interacting protein isoform X8; the encoded protein is MELGKHEKQSSLNKNLKEKLTLHPLQHGQQIGSKDLGVTSSLSFLNAGQVPSGDSGTKPLIFTFIPTVRRLPVHSQIVDASEFLTKIDEEPRDENIRETINRSKKFSDSLASTSGIGQESSIQTTVHYTDTSQNIFQGRRFKSSKPEAMEQSDLFKAEYVFIVDSEGEEESTSRNDNKISSHGDNHRSLRPQSLDLPKVPMWGAEVPKKPGIDIHAPPRPELPPGTANQQKTAQLNTSVSPSDHLSCKPPAPSVSSTNSKVRSDLDNLNQSSVLEEFLATRLSDIGSSVHETATYYQATVHSSPCFPSKEATSELASPPSQQQCGSKPFEPSVSKKPGSVTEIINKAPAPSSHFTCSSETLITTTSPLSSSASLKFNTSSYIPVRILMHSLSPSPKPLNSPFYGSSSTLCSINNPSSQMSSSGNLSKAGVRSPLPTRLSLLTAILKSTPSHRRPFSPASCPTFSPSSLVSSTLALDQKANITPPSPKKFFSSFSLRAESPYQEEPQPREFPHPSSHLPQFLKASPDSYESLFSLRKHLSTGPHAPSLESSTTPASPKRKTVSLPQLKTRQSSSSTFPPVSPSTTSLNPTLSLVKGKQEVDHRGSAPEKPKRLHNYSPVTSSPVLHSNPPLSRGTTLSSPEKCSPASSITSDLVSRSKAGPFQFLTQELNLLSSASSDLSTSKSSSHSNASSTARVHFSSPQLNSLSWHQNYTEDYSVSGKSHTSSVFPGSTPVSSIAPHKPLTRPPELTSLKFLSLHSDHENKKPKQYKIKSSYKAFAAIPTNTLLMEQKALDEPAKKGSIPKDDVSDPHLELCSPAQLRQQTEELCATIDKVLQDSLQHLESPSSSLQTLLDSDVNKMPSTLQRSAGRETKYANLSLPMSTVGESQLTKPGVIRPAPVKSKIILRKEEEEPYEPNPFSKYLEDSSGPCAGQQ
- the LOC100073568 gene encoding muscular LMNA-interacting protein isoform X2 — its product is MELGKHEKQSSLNKNLKEKLTLHPLQHGQQIGSKDLGVTSSLSFLNAGQVPSGDSGTKPLIFTFIPTVRRLPVHSQIVDASEFLTKIDEEPRDENIRETINRSKKFSDSLASTSGIGQESSIQTTVHYTDTSQNIFQGRRFKSSKPEAMEQSDLFKAEYVFIVDSEGEEESTSRNDNKISSHGDNHRSLRPQSLDLPKVPMWGAEVPKKPGIDIHAPPRPELPPGTANQQKTAQLNTSVSPSDHLSCKPPAPSVSSTNSKVRSDLDNLNQSSVLEEFLATRLSDIGSSVHETATYYQATVHSSPCFPSKEATSELASPPSQQQCGSKPFEPSVSKKPGSVTEIINKAPAPSSHFTCSSETLITTTSPLSSSASLKFNTSSYIPVRILMHSLSPSPKPLNSPFYGSSSTLCSINNPSSQMSSSGNLSKAGVRSPLPTRLSLLTAILKSTPSHRRPFSPASCPTFSPSSLVSSTLALDQKANITPPSPKKFFSSFSLRAESPYQEEPQPREFPHPSSHLPQFLKASPDSYESLFSLRKHLSTGPHAPSLESSTTPASPKRKTVSLPQLKTRQSSSSTFPPVSPSTTSLNPTLSLVKGKQEVDHRGSAPEKPKRLHNYSPVTSSPVLHSNPPLSRGTTLSSPEKCSPASSITSDLVSRSKAGPFQFLTQELNLLSSASSDLSTSKSSSHSNASSTARVHFSSPQLNSLSWHQNYTEDYSVSGKSHTSSVFPGSTPVSSIAPHKPLTRPPELTSLKFLSLHSDHENKKPKQYKIKSSYKAFAAIPTNTLLMEQKALDEPAKKGSIPKDDVSDPHLELCSPAQLRQQTEELCATIDKVLQDSLQHLESPSSSLQTLLDSDVNKANLSLPMSTVGESQLTKPGVIRPAPVKSKIILRKEEEEPYEPNPFSKYLEDSSGPCAGQEAVSLHPLYQTKLFPPDKLPLPSQTIIGPHCVNPGPFSHLTAVSLSDKHENSHSSFSPKALYNKLSHPIVTIPENEALGSKEQ